The genomic segment GCCTGGTAAAAGTGCATGCGGCAGGTTGCCGACGATTCCTGCAGGGCAGCCGCGGCGATCATCACCAGCTTGGCGTCGGTCAGCGCGACGACGTCGGCGCCGCGCAGCGCAGTCGCCTTGCCGATCACCGCCATTTCACCGAAACACTCGCCACTGGTCAGCAGATCGAGAAGCATACCGTTCTTGAGCACTTTCAGTTCGCCTTCGGCGAGGAAGTAAAAGCAATCCCCTACCTCGCCGTCGGCAATGATGACGGTGTCGGGGGCAACCCGGCTCCATCTCGAGAAGCGGACTACTTCCCAGATCTCGGCTTCGGAGAACTCGGCAAAGAAGCCGAATGACCGAAGCTTTTCGAACTTCTCGAAATCGGCCATGCGCTCCGCTGGCACGCTTGGCCTCCTGCCGCGGAAGGCGAGAGTCAGGTCGTGTCCGAACTCGGTCCAACTGCTGTACCGCGCATCCAGCTGCTTGTTCATCGCACGCGCGACGATCGCATCGAGCGCTGCGGGGATCTCATTGCGCAGCGACGACGGGCGGCGCGGCTCGGCGTTGATGATCTGGTATATCAGATCGTAGCTGTTGCGTGCCTGAAACGGCAACTGCCCGGTCAGCAACTGGTACATGACGACGCCGAGCGAGTAGATGTCGGTCTGGTGATCCAGCGCTCGGTCCTT from the Accumulibacter sp. genome contains:
- a CDS encoding serine/threonine-protein kinase; the protein is MDKVGKYELVREIGRGATSTVYLGSDPFSRREVAIKIAFPGILKDPRRGKLYTHLFLNEAALIGKMSHPHIVQTYDAVVDDQLCYIVMEYVPGGTLESVCSRGQLLPIERVVEIIFKCTRALDFAFRMGITHRDIKPANILFASTDRNQGDIKVSDFGAAIIGSPERTLVLGIGSPAYMSPEQVKDRALDHQTDIYSLGVVMYQLLTGQLPFQARNSYDLIYQIINAEPRRPSSLRNEIPAALDAIVARAMNKQLDARYSSWTEFGHDLTLAFRGRRPSVPAERMADFEKFEKLRSFGFFAEFSEAEIWEVVRFSRWSRVAPDTVIIADGEVGDCFYFLAEGELKVLKNGMLLDLLTSGECFGEMAVIGKATALRGADVVALTDAKLVMIAAAALQESSATCRMHFYQAFLAVLSDRLTSANVRLVSF